The Eublepharis macularius isolate TG4126 chromosome 8, MPM_Emac_v1.0, whole genome shotgun sequence genome contains a region encoding:
- the PPP1R3B gene encoding protein phosphatase 1 regulatory subunit 3B isoform X1, producing MLQNGLRLGTSRFWLSGILDSTPPLKPTMAVDVAMQLYLRSPSFRRESFAYKIAPKPKKPLRPCIHLNSSTELNDLGAQVKALQSTKVKKRVSFADSRGLALTMVKVFSEFDDPLDIPFNITELIDNIVGLTTVDRDNFVLDFVQPSADYLDFRNRLQADYVCLENCMLKDKSITGTVKVRNLAFEKAVKIRMTFDTWKTFTDYPCQYVKDMYAGSDKDTFSFDISLPEKVQPHERMEFAVCYESSGKEYWDSNKGLNYRIVTSELKSVQISQPQGESGFGIAFDQFGSPRCSYGLFPEWPSYSGYEKRGPYY from the exons ATGCTGCAGAATGGCTTGAGATTGGGAACCAGCCGCTTCTGGCTTTCCGG AATATTGGactccactcctcccctcaagccCACAATGGCAGTGGATGTTGCGATGCAGTTGTATCTTCGCTCACCCTCTTTCCGAAGGGAGAGCTTTGCTTACAAAATCGCTCCAAAGCCCAAGAAACCTTTGCGGCCCTGTATCCATTTAAACAGCAGTACAGAATTGAATGACCTGGGAGCTCAAGTAAAAGCGCTACAGAGCACTAAAGTGAAAAAGAGGGTTTCTTTTGCAGACAGCAGGGGTTTGGCTCTGACGATGGTCAAAGTGTTCTCCGAGTTTGATGACCCGTTGGATATTCCATTTAACATCACAGAACTAATAGACAACATTGTGGGCCTGACAACGGTGGACAGAGACAATTTTGTCTTAGATTTTGTCCAGCCTTCTGCCGACTACTTGGACTTCCGAAATCGCCTCCAGGCAGACTATGTCTGCCTTGAGAACTGCATGCTGAAAGATAAGTCCATCACTGGCACCGTGAAAGTCCGGAATCTTGCATTTGAGAAGGCCGTGAAGATCCGGATGACATTCGATACCTGGAAAACCTTCACGGACTATCCATGCCAGTATGTCAAAGACATGTATGCTGGTTCAGATAAAGACACATTCTCTTTTGATATCAGCTTGCCAGAGAAAGTTCAACCCCACGAACGGATGGAGTTTGCCGTGTGTTACGAAAGCAGTGGCAAAGAGTATTGGGATAGCAACAAAGGCCTGAATTACAGGATTGTAACGTCCGAACTGAAATCTGTTCAGATTTCCCAGCCTCAGGGCGAATCTGGTTTTGGGATTGCCTTTGACCAGTTTGGGAGTCCTCGGTGTTCCTACGGCTTATTTCCAGAATGGCCAAGTTATTCAGGGTATGAAAAACGTGGGCCTTATTACTAA
- the PPP1R3B gene encoding protein phosphatase 1 regulatory subunit 3B isoform X2, which yields MAVDVAMQLYLRSPSFRRESFAYKIAPKPKKPLRPCIHLNSSTELNDLGAQVKALQSTKVKKRVSFADSRGLALTMVKVFSEFDDPLDIPFNITELIDNIVGLTTVDRDNFVLDFVQPSADYLDFRNRLQADYVCLENCMLKDKSITGTVKVRNLAFEKAVKIRMTFDTWKTFTDYPCQYVKDMYAGSDKDTFSFDISLPEKVQPHERMEFAVCYESSGKEYWDSNKGLNYRIVTSELKSVQISQPQGESGFGIAFDQFGSPRCSYGLFPEWPSYSGYEKRGPYY from the coding sequence ATGGCAGTGGATGTTGCGATGCAGTTGTATCTTCGCTCACCCTCTTTCCGAAGGGAGAGCTTTGCTTACAAAATCGCTCCAAAGCCCAAGAAACCTTTGCGGCCCTGTATCCATTTAAACAGCAGTACAGAATTGAATGACCTGGGAGCTCAAGTAAAAGCGCTACAGAGCACTAAAGTGAAAAAGAGGGTTTCTTTTGCAGACAGCAGGGGTTTGGCTCTGACGATGGTCAAAGTGTTCTCCGAGTTTGATGACCCGTTGGATATTCCATTTAACATCACAGAACTAATAGACAACATTGTGGGCCTGACAACGGTGGACAGAGACAATTTTGTCTTAGATTTTGTCCAGCCTTCTGCCGACTACTTGGACTTCCGAAATCGCCTCCAGGCAGACTATGTCTGCCTTGAGAACTGCATGCTGAAAGATAAGTCCATCACTGGCACCGTGAAAGTCCGGAATCTTGCATTTGAGAAGGCCGTGAAGATCCGGATGACATTCGATACCTGGAAAACCTTCACGGACTATCCATGCCAGTATGTCAAAGACATGTATGCTGGTTCAGATAAAGACACATTCTCTTTTGATATCAGCTTGCCAGAGAAAGTTCAACCCCACGAACGGATGGAGTTTGCCGTGTGTTACGAAAGCAGTGGCAAAGAGTATTGGGATAGCAACAAAGGCCTGAATTACAGGATTGTAACGTCCGAACTGAAATCTGTTCAGATTTCCCAGCCTCAGGGCGAATCTGGTTTTGGGATTGCCTTTGACCAGTTTGGGAGTCCTCGGTGTTCCTACGGCTTATTTCCAGAATGGCCAAGTTATTCAGGGTATGAAAAACGTGGGCCTTATTACTAA